From the Leptospira biflexa serovar Patoc strain 'Patoc 1 (Paris)' genome, one window contains:
- the nusB gene encoding transcription antitermination factor NusB — MSSRHRGRSLALMCLYQIDLVGTDPDRAMKFDWYDKKITREEKDYAVFLVKGVVENRKAIDTLIKKYSENWELSRISVVNRCILRLSILSLQKEPFLAAPVVINEAVELTKEFETEESAQFINGLLDAFYKKEILPKEPH, encoded by the coding sequence ATGAGTTCCAGACACCGTGGGCGAAGTCTTGCCCTAATGTGCCTCTACCAAATTGATTTGGTGGGGACAGACCCAGACCGGGCTATGAAATTCGATTGGTATGACAAAAAAATCACGAGAGAAGAAAAGGATTATGCTGTCTTTCTTGTGAAAGGAGTGGTCGAAAATCGAAAAGCGATCGATACTCTAATCAAGAAGTATTCGGAGAATTGGGAACTTTCGCGTATTTCCGTGGTCAATCGTTGTATCTTACGTTTATCGATCCTAAGTTTGCAAAAGGAACCTTTCCTTGCCGCACCCGTTGTCATCAATGAAGCGGTAGAACTCACAAAGGAATTTGAAACAGAAGAATCAGCGCAATTCATCAACGGACTACTCGATGCCTTCTATAAGAAGGAGATCTTACCGAAAGAGCCCCACTAA
- a CDS encoding class I SAM-dependent methyltransferase, whose amino-acid sequence MSLFDFKPHRKFPEYYEICQHTDVLRYLPAKQREYGDSYFMEEYMSQYKKSYYDDETNLRDMAKRRLSRLTNLQKLGEGGDKDPTQKKLLEIGSAAGFFLDEARMAGYKTSGLELSPKEVEYAKSTLGLDVERRSVLSVREEEWQHSFDTIAAFFVIEHIEDIEGIWRRLERWLVPGGCLYLAVPSSFGPSFQTNPKEWFSTHPSDHFFDYSVHSLKKLLSILGFDVNYVRPMSYHSYRDLSPRGKFPEWLYRMYANQFAYGDTIELIARKRKH is encoded by the coding sequence TTGAGTTTGTTTGATTTTAAACCCCATCGTAAATTCCCAGAATATTACGAGATTTGCCAACATACCGATGTTTTGCGATATTTGCCCGCAAAACAAAGGGAATATGGAGACAGTTACTTCATGGAAGAATACATGTCCCAATACAAAAAATCTTATTACGATGATGAAACAAACCTACGTGACATGGCAAAACGTAGGCTCTCCCGATTGACAAATCTCCAGAAGTTGGGAGAAGGTGGGGACAAAGATCCAACCCAAAAAAAACTTTTGGAGATTGGTTCGGCCGCTGGATTTTTTTTAGACGAAGCAAGGATGGCAGGTTACAAAACCTCTGGCCTTGAACTTTCTCCAAAGGAAGTGGAATATGCAAAATCCACGCTTGGACTGGACGTGGAAAGGCGATCTGTTCTTAGTGTTCGTGAGGAAGAATGGCAACATTCCTTTGATACGATTGCGGCTTTTTTTGTGATCGAACACATAGAAGACATCGAAGGGATTTGGAGGCGTTTGGAACGTTGGCTTGTGCCGGGTGGGTGTTTGTATCTCGCCGTTCCTTCTAGTTTCGGGCCAAGTTTCCAAACCAATCCGAAGGAATGGTTTTCCACTCACCCCTCTGACCACTTTTTTGACTACTCAGTCCACTCCCTGAAAAAACTCTTGTCAATCCTTGGCTTTGACGTGAACTATGTTAGACCCATGTCGTACCACTCCTACCGGGACTTAAGTCCTCGTGGCAAATTCCCCGAATGGCTGTACCGAATGTATGCAAACCAATTCGCCTATGGTGATACCATCGAACTGATTGCCAGAAAAAGAAAACACTGA
- a CDS encoding tetratricopeptide repeat protein: protein MDPIQKNRFRIEEQTSKPSYYQEDPYLRNLGKEKETTYESETTVRRPVLSFLFWSFLVLLILGFLTAAYWWYLQKKQNPEDIAKVLKDLPTDKKALNLLVDKPYLPDDSVNPKLAACLNAYHNRYVNRVGTVCEEFLNSPGSDEDKSIALTVLGVMYDEAGRYINAIERLEKAIQYDSKNYFAFYNLSLAFKHAGKFEEARRAAQRAKEIAPNDYRVALLQGNLFQEIGDPQSAIEAYKEGQSLAPSDVTLTYNLAISYLKQGNLAEAISEFQKVVQTAPNSQTAVLSYGHLGTIFYQREDYDRAEYYFREVIRLKTGDAKAYYNLGLVYLKKKVPEEAAKYFQKALDANANEPEVYRYIADAFLSMGQTNMAITALKKALLLKPSDVDSLFALAELYYKKGELVEAESLFRRIIRLTPGDTYSETAYVNLGIILDEMERYSESIAAFEGALSLNPKNQSAYYNLGLSYLHAGKPTMAIESLRKSQALDPNHVPSRLAIADYYLENRFYNEAISEYEEAIAWKPELYEARLKLADVYIQTKNYQAAEKMLVYVLENAKDPKEIKLAHRKLALSYASSGNVGSSKKAKEEAFRATHIDPEDMESRLVLSKILIDSGSLVDREKAIEELTVITRSDVTPTISSKAHNYLGVCYFKNGEFKRALSSFQTAIDLNPSLSEAYENKRAARAQYEKTLESKKRTFY, encoded by the coding sequence ATGGATCCCATCCAAAAAAACCGCTTTCGCATTGAGGAACAAACCTCCAAGCCAAGTTATTACCAGGAAGATCCATACTTAAGGAACCTGGGAAAAGAAAAAGAGACGACCTATGAATCAGAAACAACGGTAAGGCGACCAGTTTTATCGTTTTTGTTTTGGTCGTTTCTTGTCCTCCTCATCCTTGGGTTTTTAACGGCCGCCTACTGGTGGTATTTACAAAAAAAACAAAACCCCGAAGATATCGCCAAAGTCCTAAAAGACCTACCCACAGATAAAAAAGCTCTGAATTTACTTGTCGATAAACCCTATCTCCCAGATGATTCGGTCAATCCGAAACTGGCGGCCTGCCTCAATGCCTATCACAACCGTTATGTGAACCGAGTGGGGACTGTCTGTGAGGAATTTTTAAACTCACCAGGGAGTGACGAAGACAAATCCATTGCCCTAACAGTTCTCGGTGTGATGTATGATGAAGCAGGGCGTTACATCAATGCCATCGAACGATTGGAAAAAGCCATCCAATACGATTCCAAAAACTATTTTGCATTTTATAATTTGTCCCTTGCCTTCAAACATGCAGGGAAATTTGAAGAGGCAAGGCGTGCCGCCCAGCGTGCCAAAGAAATTGCACCGAATGATTACCGAGTGGCGCTCTTACAAGGGAATTTATTCCAAGAAATTGGGGATCCACAAAGTGCCATCGAAGCCTACAAAGAAGGGCAGTCTCTTGCCCCGAGTGATGTCACACTCACTTACAACCTAGCCATCAGTTACTTAAAACAAGGCAATCTTGCCGAAGCCATTTCTGAATTCCAAAAGGTAGTGCAAACTGCCCCCAATTCCCAAACGGCTGTTTTGTCTTACGGCCATCTGGGAACTATCTTTTACCAAAGAGAAGATTATGACCGCGCCGAGTATTACTTTCGTGAAGTGATCCGTTTGAAAACGGGAGATGCCAAAGCCTATTATAACTTAGGTTTGGTGTATCTAAAGAAAAAGGTTCCAGAAGAGGCGGCCAAGTACTTCCAAAAGGCACTTGATGCCAATGCGAATGAACCAGAGGTGTATCGATATATCGCCGATGCCTTTTTGTCCATGGGCCAAACCAATATGGCCATCACCGCCTTAAAAAAAGCATTACTTTTGAAACCATCGGATGTGGATTCCCTTTTTGCTCTTGCCGAACTCTATTACAAAAAAGGGGAACTTGTCGAAGCAGAAAGTCTTTTTCGCCGGATCATCCGCCTAACACCTGGGGATACCTATTCCGAAACTGCCTATGTCAACCTGGGGATCATATTAGATGAAATGGAACGGTATTCGGAAAGTATCGCTGCCTTTGAAGGGGCCCTTTCCTTAAATCCTAAAAACCAATCCGCCTATTATAATTTGGGCCTTTCCTATTTACATGCAGGAAAACCCACAATGGCCATTGAATCACTTCGAAAGTCGCAGGCCCTTGATCCAAATCATGTTCCCTCGAGGCTTGCGATTGCTGATTACTATTTAGAAAATCGGTTTTATAACGAAGCGATTTCGGAATACGAAGAGGCGATCGCTTGGAAACCGGAACTCTATGAAGCAAGACTAAAACTTGCGGATGTGTACATCCAAACCAAAAACTACCAGGCCGCTGAAAAGATGTTAGTGTATGTTTTGGAAAACGCAAAAGATCCAAAAGAAATCAAACTCGCACATAGGAAACTTGCTCTCAGTTATGCGAGTAGTGGGAATGTAGGTTCTTCCAAAAAAGCAAAAGAAGAAGCGTTTCGTGCCACCCACATTGATCCAGAAGATATGGAATCAAGGCTTGTGTTATCGAAAATCCTCATCGATTCCGGATCCCTCGTGGACCGTGAAAAAGCCATCGAAGAGTTAACTGTCATCACTCGCTCTGATGTCACGCCGACCATTTCCTCCAAGGCTCATAATTATTTAGGAGTTTGTTATTTTAAAAATGGGGAATTTAAACGAGCACTTTCTAGTTTTCAAACTGCCATCGACTTAAACCCCAGTTTGTCGGAAGCATATGAAAACAAACGTGCGGCAAGGGCCCAATACGAAAAAACTTTGGAATCCAAAAAGAGAACATTTTATTGA
- a CDS encoding glycoside hydrolase family 57 protein: MKPTIKGHLVFVLHAHLPFVRHPGYDTPFIEENWFNEAILETYIPLVRVFRNLKNESVPFRITMSFTPTLSLMMTDPYLQNQFRKYIQNLISLAKQETKRTKLDPHLHYLATRYLEHFIDTESIFEETKGDLTQLFLPFIESGELEAMTSPATHAFLPFYDSEPSVFRSQLKNGRRTFRRIWGRDPKGIWLSECGYTERLEEELDREGFRYFFVDTHGITHANPRPKFGVYAPVEVGYGVFAFGRDPESSKQVWSSIDGYPGDFRYREYYRDIGHDLPWEEISPFLNSNGIRINTSIKYFRITGKTSDKGYYHPDWAMEAAGNHAEDFLRNRIRQAEHLFESNKQPSVVVSPYDAELYGHWWYEGPQFIEFLFKKIHFNQNTIKLSHPLEAARALPRVQSVEMKMSSWGENGYGEVWLNETNDWIYPLIHDLSIRMHKRVHEFASGTEDQIRILKQMGRELLLLQSSDWAFIMKTGTMVDYAIRRTNVHTNLFLALDAMLTGPVDWQVLEAAESENNAFPDIRLEDFR, encoded by the coding sequence ATGAAACCAACCATCAAAGGGCATTTGGTGTTTGTCCTTCATGCCCACCTACCATTTGTTAGGCACCCAGGTTATGACACTCCTTTTATTGAAGAAAACTGGTTCAATGAAGCCATCCTGGAAACATACATCCCACTTGTCCGTGTCTTTCGGAATTTAAAAAACGAATCCGTTCCGTTTCGGATCACCATGTCTTTCACTCCGACCCTGTCTCTCATGATGACAGACCCGTACTTACAAAACCAATTTCGAAAGTACATTCAAAACCTGATATCCTTAGCCAAACAGGAAACCAAAAGAACCAAATTGGATCCTCACCTTCATTATTTGGCAACCCGTTACCTGGAACATTTTATCGATACCGAATCCATCTTTGAAGAAACGAAAGGTGATTTGACGCAGTTATTTTTACCATTTATCGAATCTGGGGAACTGGAAGCCATGACAAGCCCTGCCACCCATGCCTTTTTACCATTCTATGATTCAGAACCGTCTGTTTTTCGTTCCCAATTGAAAAATGGACGAAGGACCTTTCGAAGGATTTGGGGCCGAGACCCAAAAGGGATCTGGCTTTCCGAATGTGGGTACACGGAAAGATTAGAAGAGGAACTCGACCGCGAAGGTTTTCGTTACTTCTTTGTGGACACACATGGGATCACACACGCCAACCCAAGGCCTAAGTTTGGAGTGTATGCACCCGTCGAAGTGGGGTATGGGGTGTTTGCCTTTGGGCGTGATCCGGAAAGTAGCAAACAAGTTTGGAGTTCCATTGACGGATACCCTGGAGATTTTCGATACAGAGAATACTACCGTGACATTGGGCATGACCTTCCATGGGAGGAAATCTCACCCTTTCTTAACTCCAATGGGATTCGCATCAATACCAGTATCAAATACTTCCGCATCACGGGAAAAACTTCCGACAAAGGATACTACCACCCGGATTGGGCGATGGAGGCGGCAGGAAACCATGCCGAAGATTTTTTACGGAATCGGATCAGGCAAGCAGAACACTTATTCGAGTCAAACAAACAGCCGTCAGTTGTAGTATCTCCGTATGATGCTGAGTTATACGGTCACTGGTGGTATGAAGGTCCACAGTTCATCGAGTTTTTATTCAAAAAAATCCACTTCAACCAAAACACCATCAAACTCTCTCATCCCTTAGAAGCGGCGAGGGCACTGCCACGGGTCCAATCTGTGGAAATGAAGATGTCAAGTTGGGGAGAAAACGGGTATGGAGAGGTTTGGCTGAACGAAACCAATGATTGGATTTACCCTCTCATCCATGACCTGAGTATTCGGATGCACAAACGAGTTCACGAATTTGCGTCTGGTACAGAGGACCAAATCCGCATCTTAAAACAAATGGGCCGTGAGTTACTTCTTTTGCAAAGTAGTGACTGGGCCTTTATCATGAAGACGGGAACCATGGTGGACTATGCGATCCGCCGCACCAATGTACATACCAATCTGTTTTTGGCATTGGATGCCATGCTCACGGGGCCTGTCGATTGGCAGGTTCTGGAAGCGGCCGAATCCGAAAACAATGCCTTTCCAGACATCCGACTTGAAGATTTTCGCTAG
- a CDS encoding DEAD/DEAH box helicase, with product MKFNELPFHESLSKALDKIGYVELTPIQAKSIPFAMEGNDLTGLAQTGTGKTMAFLLPTLHRLLSAEEEEALPYALVLAPTRELTIQIAEEAKKLLEFTDLGVATIIGGTDYKSQEQALGNKACIIVATPGRLIDFVKNHGLSLENIKVVILDEADRMFDMGFVQDLKYIFHKCKNRKQSLLFSATLSYEVVRLASKYLNDPIEVHINPEKVITERIDQSLLHLGREEKLPYLVNSLLNYPIEGLGIIFTNYKMNIPKIVSALRRFGITATGLSSELDQKKRIRLLRDFKAGKYKYLIATDVASRGIDIENIDVVYNYDLPQDAENYVHRIGRTARAGRKGQSIGFCSETDYTELERIEKYLNSKIPVAEIREEYLEFPKGEFTPVFADEVIPGEKKYQDRERGGRGGKPRQGERGERGSGEHRSGDRNRHKGKTGGGHPPAKMSHPGGHPHQTGPEHKHPAKMTHHELKHGHQPKEGKGKPHNRKNEQKKSFQKNDPRRNLFDINEVKQSKKQKQSIWKSILSFFKKD from the coding sequence ATGAAATTTAACGAATTACCCTTTCACGAGTCTCTCTCTAAAGCACTTGATAAAATCGGCTATGTAGAACTCACTCCCATCCAAGCCAAATCCATCCCGTTCGCCATGGAAGGCAATGACCTCACAGGTCTTGCCCAAACCGGAACTGGAAAAACAATGGCCTTTTTACTTCCCACTCTGCACAGACTTCTCTCCGCAGAGGAAGAGGAAGCACTTCCCTATGCACTTGTCCTTGCACCGACAAGAGAACTTACGATCCAAATCGCAGAAGAAGCAAAAAAATTACTCGAGTTCACAGACCTTGGAGTAGCAACCATCATCGGAGGAACCGATTACAAATCCCAAGAACAGGCACTTGGCAACAAAGCTTGTATCATTGTCGCAACGCCAGGACGACTCATTGATTTTGTGAAAAACCATGGTCTCTCTTTGGAAAATATCAAAGTGGTGATCCTGGATGAAGCGGACAGAATGTTCGATATGGGGTTTGTCCAAGACCTGAAATACATCTTTCACAAATGTAAAAATAGAAAACAATCCCTTCTCTTTAGTGCCACACTCAGTTACGAAGTGGTAAGGCTTGCTAGTAAGTATTTGAATGATCCGATTGAAGTCCATATCAATCCGGAAAAAGTCATTACAGAAAGAATCGACCAATCTTTACTCCACTTAGGAAGAGAAGAAAAACTCCCTTACCTCGTCAATTCCCTGTTAAACTATCCAATCGAAGGCCTAGGAATCATTTTTACCAACTACAAAATGAACATCCCTAAAATTGTATCGGCCCTTCGTCGCTTTGGGATCACAGCAACTGGTCTTTCTTCCGAACTTGACCAGAAAAAACGAATCCGACTGCTTCGTGATTTTAAAGCAGGGAAATACAAATACCTCATCGCAACCGATGTAGCTTCCCGTGGGATTGACATTGAAAATATCGATGTGGTTTATAATTACGACCTACCACAAGATGCTGAAAATTATGTACACCGCATCGGTCGTACTGCACGTGCGGGAAGGAAAGGACAATCCATTGGATTTTGTTCCGAAACCGATTATACAGAACTGGAACGCATTGAAAAATACCTAAACTCCAAAATCCCTGTCGCGGAGATACGAGAAGAGTATTTGGAATTCCCTAAGGGTGAGTTCACTCCTGTCTTCGCAGATGAAGTGATCCCTGGTGAAAAAAAATACCAAGACCGCGAACGAGGTGGTCGTGGTGGAAAACCAAGGCAAGGGGAAAGAGGCGAACGTGGGAGTGGCGAACACAGGTCAGGTGACAGGAATCGTCACAAAGGCAAAACGGGAGGTGGGCACCCACCGGCAAAGATGTCCCATCCAGGTGGCCATCCTCACCAAACAGGACCTGAGCATAAACACCCAGCCAAAATGACCCACCATGAATTGAAACATGGTCACCAACCAAAAGAAGGGAAAGGCAAACCTCACAATAGAAAGAACGAACAAAAAAAATCATTCCAAAAGAATGACCCTAGACGAAATCTCTTCGACATCAACGAAGTGAAACAATCGAAAAAACAGAAACAATCGATTTGGAAATCAATTCTTTCTTTTTTCAAAAAAGATTAA
- the ribH gene encoding 6,7-dimethyl-8-ribityllumazine synthase: MTAQLEGLRIGNGQKHCVIVSKFNEFITESLLKGAKDAYRQHGVAESDVTVIYVPGAFELPQTVKRVLGSKKYQFSAIVCLGAVIRGATSHYDLVSGEAAKVGSVADGSVPVIFGVITTESIEQAIERAGTKAGNKGYEAATTAIEMANLFKEIG; encoded by the coding sequence ATGACAGCGCAATTGGAAGGCTTAAGGATCGGAAACGGACAAAAACATTGTGTCATCGTTTCAAAGTTCAATGAATTCATAACTGAGTCCCTATTAAAAGGGGCAAAAGATGCATACAGACAACATGGGGTAGCTGAATCCGATGTGACTGTGATCTATGTCCCAGGTGCGTTTGAACTCCCGCAAACTGTCAAACGAGTCCTTGGGTCCAAAAAATACCAATTCTCTGCCATCGTTTGCCTAGGGGCAGTGATCCGCGGGGCCACTTCCCATTATGATTTGGTTTCCGGGGAAGCCGCCAAAGTTGGATCCGTAGCAGACGGATCGGTTCCTGTGATTTTTGGTGTCATCACCACGGAGTCCATTGAACAAGCCATTGAGAGGGCAGGGACAAAAGCGGGAAACAAGGGTTACGAAGCGGCCACCACAGCCATTGAAATGGCAAATCTTTTCAAAGAGATCGGATGA
- the hpf gene encoding ribosome hibernation-promoting factor, HPF/YfiA family: MKINYTWKHLDRSEAAENYADEKLERVTKFVQKIVSCEVSFETIHGEIHANLKLNADGNNFNAHNQDKDIYVCIDGLEDKIISQTSKHHDKKSQH; encoded by the coding sequence ATGAAAATCAATTATACTTGGAAACACTTAGACCGATCCGAAGCCGCTGAAAACTATGCGGATGAAAAACTAGAACGAGTGACAAAATTCGTTCAAAAAATTGTTTCGTGCGAAGTTTCCTTTGAAACCATCCATGGGGAAATCCACGCTAACCTCAAGTTAAATGCTGATGGAAACAACTTTAACGCACACAACCAAGACAAAGACATTTACGTTTGTATTGATGGTTTAGAAGACAAAATCATTTCACAAACAAGCAAACACCACGATAAAAAAAGCCAACACTAA
- a CDS encoding LIMLP_12425 family protein, producing the protein MNLKDWFRAQYPGLFPEDTDSVVLENKICSFFQHLKEKEDTILPRMSKDFDVRLLNLLESVSIDQPTTKSSFSLRDLIENRTVQYSFSAVMAVSLVFVLMNRTQSETTFTKNDSAGVVIEQNNYQYEPTSIDLSESYQKRVLLDHLRSAPGSVYGLRELELYYSKTGRDAAAEELHLLIESVER; encoded by the coding sequence ATGAATTTAAAAGATTGGTTTCGTGCACAATACCCAGGTCTCTTCCCAGAAGACACTGATTCCGTGGTCCTTGAGAACAAAATTTGTTCCTTTTTCCAACACTTAAAAGAAAAGGAAGATACCATCCTCCCTAGAATGTCCAAGGACTTTGATGTCCGGTTACTCAATCTTTTAGAATCGGTTTCCATCGATCAACCCACGACCAAATCCTCCTTCTCTTTGCGTGACCTCATCGAAAATCGAACGGTTCAGTATTCCTTTTCTGCTGTGATGGCAGTGAGTTTGGTGTTTGTTTTAATGAACCGAACCCAATCGGAAACAACCTTTACCAAAAATGATTCTGCGGGAGTTGTGATTGAACAAAACAACTACCAATACGAACCCACAAGCATTGATTTAAGTGAATCCTACCAAAAACGTGTTTTACTCGACCACTTACGTTCGGCTCCAGGTTCTGTGTATGGACTTCGTGAACTCGAACTCTACTACTCAAAAACGGGTAGAGATGCGGCCGCGGAAGAACTCCACCTTCTCATCGAATCAGTAGAACGTTAA
- a CDS encoding RNA polymerase sigma factor — MSRPLEGKNMTLREKEKILLQKIKAGDPTAYMTLVSPFRERLFRKAVSMVKDGDDAEDIVQDALISGYKSIQNFRAEAGVYTWLYRIVVNKSKDLLAKKKRGREKPMDDSGDNQFVDSRVGYEKKLELSEESSYLMSKIALLEDSYKQVLELRYFENLSYNEIAEIMECNVGTVKSRLFKAKEFLKHLIQKDEKGEGFFEK; from the coding sequence ATGTCAAGACCCTTAGAAGGCAAAAACATGACCCTGCGTGAGAAGGAAAAAATCCTCCTCCAAAAAATCAAAGCAGGGGATCCGACTGCCTACATGACACTTGTCTCTCCGTTCCGAGAGAGACTTTTCCGAAAAGCAGTTTCCATGGTCAAAGATGGCGATGACGCCGAAGACATTGTCCAAGATGCTCTCATTTCTGGTTACAAATCCATTCAAAATTTCCGTGCCGAAGCGGGTGTTTACACCTGGCTCTACCGCATTGTGGTGAATAAGTCCAAGGATTTACTCGCCAAAAAAAAACGGGGTCGCGAAAAACCCATGGATGACTCAGGGGATAACCAATTTGTGGATTCTCGTGTCGGATATGAAAAAAAATTGGAACTTTCTGAGGAATCCAGTTATCTAATGAGTAAGATTGCTCTCTTAGAAGATTCCTACAAACAAGTGCTCGAACTTCGTTATTTTGAAAATCTTTCTTATAACGAAATTGCCGAGATCATGGAATGTAATGTAGGGACTGTGAAGAGCCGTCTCTTTAAGGCGAAGGAGTTTTTAAAGCACCTCATCCAGAAAGATGAAAAGGGAGAGGGGTTCTTTGAAAAATAG
- a CDS encoding N-acetylmuramoyl-L-alanine amidase family protein, translating to MEINSFFFQKRLIFLFLLFFPSLVGAEVAKLPLYGKGNYVAFSDLKTILPELSTKLKKFTRVGAIFTPQGTIHFRIGSSFYTLDGKIQKVPKAILKKEEEVYLPLDLVEAVFLNLISYDVRYQFKEGELWVLLPKETVPKRNLAVKAIIIDAGHGGKDPGTSDPTGYFEKEVSLGVARYTYLYLRKYYPEIRVEMVRKDDRFVELEDRSKFANQVLRDTRDVIFISFHCNASLSDKAAGFEVYYLSQSPSTEAARETALLENRYIGKNKNPVVSQIQSQMLSSVTQRRSKKLADAVANQYEKGLSPEIPSRGVKKADFSVLRGSLMPAVLVEMGYLTNPEESKRLRDKSFQKKIARSVIKGIHEYASSKD from the coding sequence TTGGAAATCAATTCTTTCTTTTTTCAAAAAAGATTAATCTTTCTTTTTCTTTTATTCTTTCCAAGTCTCGTAGGAGCAGAAGTCGCCAAACTTCCGCTTTACGGGAAAGGGAATTATGTTGCCTTTTCTGATCTCAAAACCATTTTACCCGAACTTTCCACCAAGTTAAAAAAATTCACAAGAGTAGGGGCCATCTTCACTCCGCAAGGAACCATCCATTTTCGGATCGGTAGTAGTTTTTATACTTTGGATGGTAAAATTCAAAAAGTCCCCAAAGCCATTTTGAAGAAAGAGGAAGAGGTGTATTTACCTCTTGATTTGGTGGAAGCTGTTTTTCTCAATTTGATTTCTTATGACGTTCGGTACCAATTTAAGGAAGGAGAACTTTGGGTACTTTTGCCGAAGGAGACTGTCCCCAAACGAAACTTAGCTGTCAAGGCAATCATCATTGATGCGGGCCATGGAGGAAAAGACCCAGGAACTTCCGATCCTACAGGTTATTTTGAAAAAGAAGTGAGTCTTGGAGTGGCCCGTTATACTTATTTGTACTTACGGAAGTACTACCCTGAAATCCGAGTGGAAATGGTCCGTAAGGATGACAGGTTTGTGGAATTGGAAGATCGTTCCAAATTTGCAAACCAAGTGCTCCGTGACACAAGGGATGTGATTTTTATTAGTTTCCATTGTAATGCCTCGCTCTCAGACAAAGCCGCTGGATTCGAAGTGTATTACCTTTCCCAAAGTCCGAGTACTGAGGCTGCACGAGAGACTGCCCTTCTCGAAAATCGTTACATCGGCAAAAACAAAAACCCAGTGGTGTCTCAGATCCAGTCCCAAATGCTTTCCAGTGTGACCCAAAGGCGTTCGAAAAAACTGGCCGATGCGGTGGCCAATCAATACGAAAAGGGTTTGAGTCCTGAAATTCCGTCTCGTGGAGTGAAAAAGGCAGATTTTTCCGTCTTGCGAGGAAGCCTAATGCCTGCTGTACTTGTGGAAATGGGGTATCTGACAAACCCTGAAGAAAGTAAACGTCTCCGCGACAAATCCTTCCAAAAGAAAATTGCTCGGAGTGTGATTAAAGGAATTCATGAATACGCATCTTCAAAAGATTAA
- a CDS encoding SET domain-containing protein yields MKKKKSVKKAKKRKPVVYTEKDFIVKPSSVPNIGMGLFTKQTLYKGDTVGYYMGKIITDDQAESNKYVDSKYLLWICKDWWIYGEGRESNYTRYINHSSKPNAELITSVRWKTARFKVLKTIKEGEEIFFDYGKDYWDNVDFKPK; encoded by the coding sequence ATGAAGAAAAAGAAATCTGTTAAGAAGGCCAAAAAAAGAAAACCGGTAGTGTATACCGAGAAAGACTTTATCGTGAAACCTTCCTCAGTCCCGAATATTGGTATGGGACTTTTCACCAAACAAACATTATACAAAGGTGATACTGTTGGTTATTACATGGGTAAAATCATTACCGATGACCAAGCAGAATCCAATAAATACGTAGATTCAAAATACCTATTATGGATCTGTAAGGATTGGTGGATTTATGGGGAAGGTCGCGAATCGAATTACACCCGTTACATCAACCATTCATCCAAACCAAATGCAGAACTCATCACTTCTGTCAGGTGGAAAACAGCTCGATTCAAAGTATTAAAAACCATAAAGGAAGGCGAAGAAATCTTTTTTGATTATGGAAAGGATTATTGGGATAACGTAGACTTCAAACCGAAGTGA